Proteins from a single region of Trichoplusia ni isolate ovarian cell line Hi5 chromosome 3, tn1, whole genome shotgun sequence:
- the LOC113508669 gene encoding probable serine/threonine-protein kinase DDB_G0282963: protein MTMIVINSLSFIISVDNSELYAQEEQTHRRQNPGKFQNARFLIEPRSSAPQARYRSRDDQHEGFRPNFHPDQTQVPLALRRNVQSELSGRRSDRRGYSDNHADHFEVHDGDLLQSPSGFQAPKRRREDFSQIHQENQLLQHGSGLRDSSSIKGLDYHQPARSPAYSSHSDTEEVDHHTFIHNDGINNDYQVPQYLPSKRPKPIYYKPNPTPPAYQRPKTFENPLLRGGKQNFGNEYIDNEPEVYVRETKRFAVSRNTGPSQPRRRNNEGSTKEGQAITDHVREFERNAQEYINKALKEASEAEEYAKEIANKVKAYASINKDDQKSYPNIAPVFAPANGENNLEFADNSHQNIPDHESDKVDVVDDGPVYQAPVYYVPTGKFDNNPRYRDVYPNVVAKPYRPVLDYPVHVRKGYNPRQVSGNVNVVANANPSNVDGANNSNDNEQEINVADNPQSIPSVNEGSNVHVVENAVDNNIQDNVKVVDNGEKVTFVDNTSHGPNNGVNIVESPANNLIRPGVWNQGPNSHLLRNDHQTNEQAYNIPTYYVPNGKFSNNPRFKDIYPNIKPNYGPLDYPVHVRKGYIPRRVTSNVIFVDSAPTQNVGKPVNIADNSQNDPIVNEDNANKVKVVENAVNNNEQGTVNIVNPSDDQNQNDGEKVTVVNSNPVIGSNNGVNVVDSPITNPNRPGLWNQGPNSHLLRNQPNNGKQINQAPSNFPYEKFGNNPRYKDLYPNVNNPNHGPFNKVDVVENAANHNQDKVQIAEPANVSNTDEEKVEFVNNEESNIGNAGDNIVGPVAKPDVPNHWNQSPDNSHLLRDKKPIAETKPATDLVQNNNPTYQRPNNVINDKFKNNPRYQGLNNNEAKPAVLPEVPVNVREEPQIDNTDTGAPGYMASPSNLYDDSENPDTVQNAYKSRPRYNGFRPYKPYGKRGFNTKPIIENSFYRNPQNFLPIQVVNGPTTIVGGPVTGFQVPDISPVFADVIALPDGTYIDKPLNEKNVNTPIVNKAPGEVKTEEEKTPQEIVPTVGNDLEKVQPSNDLDDPKVISVGNKQDQTPAAAETPNKLTPEKDEPVNEVPNAGPTTILGNKPATDAQVPNISPALADVTTPTPDKLGKENNDNTEPEKATESEIVKTIEEKLPQAATAVNSSEDEEAKSSVDDVSSEVPKTIPENSPVNDAQVPDISPAFADVIALPNGTYVDRPISKNDTNTPSDNEPSDTGSQISETAFINVIVQPDGTLVPTNGGEVLTRDDNKIPIDVGSLFEIIAQKFAKGKEEPKTVENGTKDTIPSTQDEKDSLDSTNVGEVSEDNNKVPSDSAPVETDKIDEKTEKTNVESSLTKESPVGNNLENVDANEASTESTRKRKHKKDKSRKHKKTKKAVDEDGAAKNDDLVKDLNDADKDGTKKVDKIESIETSKTDTLDGVNEKISKKHKHKKGKRKHRKGGKHSKNNNLTDGEEKTQTVDDATITEEQQTISKESDLSETVHVKKHKSKRSKNSEVRKNKKKHSKRNKGKKTETDDVVNDDSEVKSDKTDVLIEKDETKDTETLSKEKALSDEVVEQAVTSGDSKDSKGKRHHGKSGKDEKSTTERRHKKDKKSKKHKSKHNIDVTEQVDEQSTQEESSAVKKDQESSISEKNEDTNTNDIEAINSDVKNVTDDVSTDTKDKIEKVEDTDDKTSITNSDVTGDEQTVENTVDTAAGKKKPSDSNGEETEGDDENSGKSDKSTTKDTKSGKGDEERNLSEAKIIRKLTRHYKLYYPKRKAVSKTTDSVAEQEKEADTKVDEIKEKLDDSDSSNSGTDSENETEDDDQTKSDADKTKLKKHHVRSHKHKGKVSKSNNSEISSETELKITKKSKSKQSKEKTESSKLETDEDLEQNDEVTEDEETNEINESKETIKSKVSKAHNTKTKSTKKVKRNVEKTAEEIVDENVTETTKTSDENLSETVNHSDEESEDDNNSEYLV, encoded by the exons ACAAGAGGAGCAAACTCATCGCAGGCAAAACCCTGGAAAGTTCCAAAATGCTAGATTTTTGATCGAGCCTAGGAGTAGTGCACCACAAGCTAGATACAGATCTAGAGACGACCAGCACGAGGGGTTTAGACCCAATTTTCATCCAG ATCAAACCCAAGTACCTTTGGCATTAAGAAGGAATGTCCAATCAGAACTGTCTGGAAGACGAAGTGACAGGAGAGGCTACTCAGACAATCATGCTGATCATTTCGAGGTTCACGATGGGGATCTTCTACAGTCTCCATCTGGCTTCCAAGCTCCTAAGAGGAGAAGAGAAGATTTCAGTCAGATACATCAAGAAAAcc AGCTTCTGCAACATGGATCAGGCCTTAGAGATAGTTCTTCTATTAAAGGTCTGGACTACCATCAGCCAGCTCGCAGCCCAGCGTATAGCTCACACAGCGACACTGAGGAGGTTGATCATCACACTTTTATTCACA ATGATGGAATAAACAACGATTATCAAGTCCCACAGTACCTACCAAGCAAAAGACCAAAACCCATCTACTACAAGCCAAACCCAACACCACCAGCATATCAAAGACCGAAGACTTTTGAAAATCCACTCTTAAGAGGTGGAAAACAGAACTTCGGAAACGAATACATTGACAACGAACCAGAAGTTTACGTTAGAGAAACTAAAAGATTTGCTGTAAGCCGAAACACCGGTCCAAGTCAACCAAGACGTCGTAATAATGAAGGGTCTACTAAAGAAGGACAGGCTATAACTGATCATGTAAGAGAATTTGAGAGAAATGCTCAGGAATATATCAATAAAGCCTTAAAAGAAGCAAGCGAAGCCGAGGAATACGCTAAAGAAATAGCTAATAAAGTTAAAGCTTACGCTTCTATTAACAAAGATGATCAGAAATCATATCCTAATATAGCGCCAGTCTTTGCACCTGCCAACGGAGAAAACAATTTAGAATTCGCCGATAATTCACATCAAAATATTCCAGACCATGAATCTGATAAAGTAGATGTTGTCGATGATGGACCTGTGTACCAAGCACCTGTTTATTATGTACCAACTGGTAAATTCGATAACAATCCACGGTACAGAGATGTTTATCCTAATGTTGTTGCTAAGCCATACAGACCAGTTTTAGACTATCCCGTACATGTCAGAAAGGGGTACAACCCTCGGCAAGTCAGCGGTAATGTCAACGTTGTAGCAAACGCTAACCCATCAAACGTAGATGGTGCTAACAATAGTAATGACAATGAGCAAGAAATTAACGTAGCTGACAATCCTCAAAGCATCCCAAGCGTGAACGAAGGTAGCAATGTTCATGTAGTAGAAAATGCGGTTGATAATAATATCCAGGATAACGTAAAAGTTGTTGATAATGGGGAAAAAGTTACATTCGTAGATAATACAAGTCATGGGCCAAATAATGGAGTTAATATTGTTGAGTCACCCGCCAACAATCTAATTAGACCAGGTGTATGGAACCAAGGACCTAATTCTCATTTATTGAGAAACGATCATCAGACAAATGAACAAGCCTATAATATACCCACATACTACGTACCTAACGGCAAATTTTCGAATAACCCACGCTTTAAGGATATTTATCCCAACATTAAGCCCAACTATGGGCCTTTAGATTACCCAGTTCATGTCAGAAAAGGTTACATTCCACGTCGTGTTAcaagtaatgttatttttgtggatAGTGCACCTACACAAAATGTTGGCAAGCCGGTTAATATAGCTGACAATTCTCAAAACGATCCAATTGTGAATGAAGACAATGCTAACAAAGTGAAGGTAGTCGAAAATGCAGTAAACAATAATGAACAAGGTACAGTAAATATTGTAAATCCAAGTGACgatcaaaatcaaaacgatGGAGAAAAAGTGACAGTTGTTAATAGCAATCCAGTTATTGGATCAAATAATGGAGTGAATGTCGTCGACTCACCTATCACCAATCCAAACAGACCAGGACTTTGGAATCAAGGCCCTAACTCCCATTTATTACGAAACCAACCGAACAatggtaaacaaataaatcaagcaCCGTCCAATTTCCCTTATGAAAAATTCGGTAACAATCCCAGATATAAAGATCTTTATCCCAACGTTAATAATCCCAACCATGGACCTTTTAACAAGGTTGATGTAGTAGAAAACGCAGCTAATCACAACCAAGATAAAGTACAAATTGCAGAACCAGCAAATGTCAGCAATACAGATGAAGAAAAAGTTGAATTTGTTAACAACGAGGAATCAAATATAGGTAACGCAGGAGATAATATTGTCGGCCCTGTTGCCAAGCCGGATGTACCAAACCATTGGAACCAAAGTCCAGACAATTCGCATTTACTAAGAGATAAGAAACCGATTGCAGAAACAAAACCAGCCACTGACttagtacaaaataataatccgACCTATCAAAGACCTAATAATGTGATTAAtgataaattcaaaaacaaccCAAGATATCaaggtttaaataataatgaagctAAACCTGCCGTTTTACCTGAAGTGCCAGTAAATGTAAGAGAAGAACCCCAAATTGACAATACTGATACCGGAGCACCCGGATACATGGCGTCACCATCCAACTTATACGACGATTCAGAGAACCCTGACACAGTTCAAAACGCTTACAAATCTAGGCCGAGATACAATGGTTTTAGGCCGTATAAACCCTACggtaaaagaggttttaatacgAAACCCATTATTGAAAACAGCTTTTATAGAAACCCCCAGAATTTCCTGCCGATTCAAGTTGTGAATGGTCCAACTACGATTGTAGGAGGGCCTGTAACTGGTTTCCAAGTTCCTGATATATCTCCAGTATTTGCCGACGTCATAGCTCTACCAGACGGTACTTACATTGATAAACCTCTTAAtgagaaaaatgtaaatactccTATCGTTAACAAAGCTCCAGGAGAAGTTAAAACTGAGGAAGAAAAAACCCCTCAAGAAATTGTTCCTACAGTTGGAAATGATTTAGAAAAAGTACAACCTTCCAATGATCTTGATGATCCAAAGGTAATAAGTGTGGGAAACAAACAAGACCAGACTCCCGCTGCAGCTGAAACACCTAATAAGCTCACACCAGAGAAGGATGAACCTGTAAACGAAGTTCCTAATGCTGGACCGACCACTATTCTTGGGAATAAACCAGCAACCGATGCTCAGGTCCCAAATATATCTCCAGCTTTAGCTGATGTTACTACTCCTACTCCAGATAAACTtggtaaagaaaataatgataatacagAACCTGAAAAAGCCACAGAAAGTGAAATTGTAAAAACTATAGAAGAAAAACTTCCTCAAGCTGCTACTGCTGTAAATAGTTCAGAGGATGAAGAAGCCAAATCTTCTGTAGATGATGTTTCAAGTGAAGTACCGAAAACCATTCCTGAGAATAGTCCCGTTAACGATGCTCAGGTTCCAGATATTTCGCCAGCTTTTGCTGATGTTATTGCTTTACCTAATGGCACATATGTTGATAGACCTATCAGTAAAAATGACACCAATACACCATCAGATAACGAACCTTCTGATACTGGATCCCAAATATCTGAGACtgcatttataaatgttattgtacaGCCTGATGGCACACTGGTACCGACTAATGGTGGCGAAGTTCTAACAAGAGACGACAATAAAATACCAATCGACGTAGGTAGTCTTTTTGAAATTATTGCGCAGAAATTCGCTAAAGGAAAGGAAGAACCTAAAACAGTTGAAAATGGTACAAAGGACACTATACCTTCTACACAAGACGAAAAAGATAGCTTGGATTCTACAAATGTTGGTGAAGTTAGTGAAGATAATAATAAAGTCCCATCTGACTCCGCTCCCGTTGAAACTGACAAAATAGATGAGAAAACTGAAAAAACAAATGTCGAGTCAAGTTTAACTAAAGAATCTCCCGTTGGAAATAACCTTGAAAATGTTGATGCAAATGAAGCAAGTACTGAAAGTACCAGAAAGAGAAAACATAAGAAAGACAAATCACGCAAACATAAGAAGACAAAAAAGGCAGTAGACGAAGACGGCGCAGCCAAGAATGATGATCTCGTGAAGGATTTAAATGATGCTGACAAAGATGGAACCAAAAAGGTTGACAAAATCGAAAGTATTGAAACATCTAAGACTGACACTTTAGATGGTGTTAATGAAAAGATTTCAAAGAAACACAAACACAAGAAAGGAAAGAGGAAACATAGAAAAGGTGGGAaacattccaaaaataataatttgactgATGGCGAAGAAAAAACACAAACTGTCGATGATGCTACAATAACTGAAGAACAACAGACAATCTCTAAGGAATCTGATCTTTCAGAGACTGTCCATGTTAAAAAACACAAATCCAAGCGATCGAAAAACTCTGAAGTCCGtaaaaataagaagaaacacTCTAAAAGGAATAAGGGTAAGAAAACAGAAACCGATGATGTTGTGAATGACGATTCTGAAGTAAAATCTGATAAAACTGacgttttaattgaaaaagatGAAACAAAAGATACTGAAACATTATCAAAGGAAAAGGCACTCTCAGATGAAGTTGTCGAACAAGCTGTGACATCTGGAGATTCTAAAGACAGTAAAGGAAAGAGGCACCACGGCAAAAGCGGTAAAGATGAAAAATCAACTACAGAAAGAAGACACAAGAAAGACAAGAAATCGAAAAAGCATAAGAGCAAACATAATATTGACGTAACTGAACAAGTAGATGAACAGTCTACACAAGAAGAAAGTAGCGCAGTAAAAAAAGATCAAGAGTCATCTATCAGTGAGAAGAATGAAGATACAAACACAAATGACATTGAGGCCATCAATAGTGATGTCAAAAATGTAACAGACGACGTATCTACCGATACTaaagataaaatagaaaaagttGAAGATACCGATGACAAAACATCGATAACGAATAGTGATGTGACTGGTGATGAACAAACTGTTGAGAATACGGTTGATACTGCCGCTGGGAAGAAAAAGCCAA GTGATAGCAATGGTGAAGAAACTGAGGGGGATGATGAAAACAGTGGCAAATCTGATAAATCTACAACTAAAGATACCAAATCTGGTAAAGGAGATGAAGAAAGGAACCTATCCgaagcaaaaataataagaaaacttaCTCGacactataaattatattatccCAAACGTAAGGCCGTTTCAAAAACAACTGACTCTGTCGCTGAACAAGAAAAAGAAGCTGATACGAAAGTTGATGAAATTAAAGAGAAATTAGATGATAGTGATTCATCTAACTCAGGTACTGACAGTGAAAATGAAACAGAAGATGATGATCAAACAAAATCAGATGCagataaaactaaattgaaaaaacatcACGTAAGGTCTCATAAACATAAAGGAAAGGTTTCTAAATCTAATAATTCAGAAATTAGCTCTGAAACAGAATTGAAAATTACCAAGAAATCTAAGTCAAAACAATCTAAAGAAAAAACTGAAAGCAGTAAACTAGAAACCGACGAAGATCTCGAGCAGAATGATGAAGTTACAGAAGATGAAGAAACTAATGAAATAAACGAATCAAAGGAAACAATTAAATCTAAAGTTTCGAAAGCACataatactaaaactaaatcaaCCAAGAAAGTTAAGAGGAATGTTGAAAAAACAGCTGAAGAAATTGTGGATGAAAATGTCACTGAAACTACTAAAACATCTGATGAAAATTTATCTGAAACTGTAAACCATTCTGATGAAGAATCTGAAGATGACAATAATTCggaatatttagtttaa